One genomic window of Desulfovibrio psychrotolerans includes the following:
- a CDS encoding TrkH family potassium uptake protein — protein sequence MRLTYCFHVIGALLASVGLTMLFPIGWALYYQDAGLWPLVGALVVSCGSGALLYGLTRRRDKLVMNHREGMAIVALAWIAAGCAGALPFLFTGMIPTATDAFFESFSGFTTTGSSVLANIEALPPSILMWRSLTHWLGGMGIIVLSLAILPFLGVGGMQMYKAEVPGPEPDKLKPRIKDTAIVLWKVYVFFSAVQCALLLLGGMTLFDAVCHTFGTMATGGYSTKNASVGHYDSAYIHWVITLFMFIAGANFTLHYRALRGDIRCFWKNPEFRFYTGTVVLFTLLVTVCIYGTQYDSLLQALRFAAFQVVSICTTTGFATADYELWLPFSQALLLFLMFLGGCAGSTSGGIKCMRVMLLLKQGYHELFRLVHPHAVKRIKMGGKSVSEEVIAGVWGFFILFIALYIVSGMLLAACGLDLLTAFSAVIACIGNVGPGFGAVGPAENFAHLPGMAKWILMLCMLLGRLEIFTIFILFVPEFWRK from the coding sequence ATGCGTCTTACGTACTGTTTTCATGTGATAGGAGCGCTGCTCGCCTCAGTTGGGCTTACCATGCTCTTCCCCATTGGATGGGCACTGTATTACCAGGATGCGGGATTGTGGCCTTTGGTTGGGGCGCTGGTTGTTTCCTGCGGTTCCGGGGCGTTGCTTTACGGGCTGACCCGCCGCAGGGATAAGCTGGTCATGAACCACCGTGAGGGTATGGCCATAGTGGCTCTGGCGTGGATTGCAGCCGGATGCGCCGGTGCATTGCCTTTTCTGTTCACGGGGATGATCCCCACGGCAACGGATGCTTTTTTTGAATCCTTCTCTGGCTTTACCACGACAGGCTCCAGCGTCCTTGCGAACATAGAAGCACTGCCGCCCAGTATACTCATGTGGCGCAGCCTTACGCATTGGCTGGGGGGGATGGGCATTATTGTGCTTTCACTGGCAATACTGCCGTTTCTGGGCGTGGGCGGTATGCAGATGTACAAGGCAGAAGTTCCCGGACCGGAACCGGATAAGCTCAAGCCCCGTATTAAGGATACTGCCATAGTCCTGTGGAAGGTCTATGTGTTCTTTTCTGCGGTGCAGTGTGCGTTATTGCTGTTGGGAGGCATGACATTGTTCGATGCAGTCTGCCATACCTTCGGCACTATGGCCACGGGCGGATATTCCACAAAGAATGCTTCAGTTGGTCATTACGACAGTGCGTACATTCACTGGGTCATCACACTGTTCATGTTCATCGCAGGGGCCAATTTTACACTGCATTACCGGGCGTTACGCGGGGACATACGTTGTTTCTGGAAAAATCCGGAGTTCCGTTTCTATACCGGCACTGTTGTTTTGTTTACCCTGCTGGTTACCGTCTGTATTTACGGCACGCAGTACGACTCCTTGTTGCAGGCGTTGCGGTTTGCGGCATTTCAGGTGGTATCTATCTGCACGACAACGGGGTTTGCCACTGCGGACTACGAACTGTGGTTGCCTTTTTCTCAGGCGCTTCTGCTTTTCCTTATGTTTTTGGGGGGATGTGCCGGTTCTACAAGTGGCGGCATAAAGTGCATGCGGGTGATGCTTTTGCTGAAGCAGGGATATCATGAACTATTTCGGCTGGTGCATCCGCATGCCGTGAAGCGCATCAAGATGGGAGGGAAAAGCGTTTCTGAGGAAGTTATAGCCGGTGTTTGGGGTTTTTTCATTCTTTTCATAGCGCTGTATATAGTCTCCGGCATGCTGCTTGCGGCATGCGGGCTGGACCTGCTTACGGCTTTTTCTGCGGTAATTGCCTGTATCGGCAATGTGGGGCCCGGTTTTGGGGCTGTGGGGCCTGCGGAGAATTTTGCGCATCTGCCGGGCATGGCTAAATGGATTCTTATGCTGTGTATGCTGCTTGGGCGCTTGGAAATATTTACTATTTTTATTCTTTTTGTTCCTGAGTTCTGGCGGAAGTAA
- the trkA gene encoding Trk system potassium transporter TrkA has translation MRLFSRTPRVEQLKVVIVGAGEVGFHIARRLAQESKQVVVVDQSAEALRRVSEVLDVQTVQGSGCSPVVLSDAGVMDAHIFLAVTDSDEINIISCLFANAIAPDSRKIARIRNEEYHLFQDALTNEPLSISTIINPEKEVIKAIDRMLAMPGAVDFSEFADGQVKLVGVRLEQGPLIGRRLMQFREVVDDVNVIIAAIVRKDELIIPGGSDEILAGDIVYFACKDTSLETVRRISGHDTAPVKSALIIGGGNIGLRLAMLFERKGLHVKLVDKDKARCMVLAEKLNTTLVLHGDGTDQDFLREENVDAMDVVISLTSDEEINILSSLLAKNLGAKKTVTRVNKAAYQPLVSAIGIDNSVSPRLAAVNSILHHIRRGKVLSSVSIRGEGAEALEAVALADSDVVGKPVRELGFPRGTLLLAIVRGKEVVIPSGDSIINPEDRIIILTTREEVSRVEQALTVKLSQL, from the coding sequence ATGCGTCTTTTCAGCCGAACGCCACGGGTGGAACAGCTCAAGGTGGTCATTGTCGGGGCAGGTGAGGTGGGGTTTCATATTGCCCGCCGTCTTGCACAGGAAAGCAAGCAGGTCGTTGTGGTGGACCAGAGCGCGGAGGCTTTGCGCCGGGTATCTGAAGTGCTGGATGTGCAGACCGTGCAAGGGTCCGGATGCAGCCCTGTGGTGCTCAGTGATGCAGGCGTTATGGACGCCCATATTTTCTTGGCCGTGACGGACAGTGATGAGATTAACATCATATCCTGTCTCTTTGCCAACGCCATTGCCCCGGATTCCCGAAAAATCGCGCGCATACGCAACGAAGAATACCATCTGTTCCAAGATGCGCTGACCAACGAACCTCTGAGTATTTCCACCATCATCAATCCCGAAAAAGAAGTCATCAAGGCTATAGACCGCATGCTGGCCATGCCGGGGGCTGTTGATTTCAGCGAGTTTGCGGACGGGCAGGTGAAGCTGGTTGGGGTGCGGCTGGAACAGGGGCCGCTCATCGGAAGGCGGCTCATGCAGTTCCGTGAAGTTGTGGATGATGTGAATGTCATCATAGCCGCTATCGTGCGTAAGGATGAGCTAATTATCCCTGGTGGGAGTGATGAGATTCTTGCAGGCGACATAGTGTATTTTGCCTGCAAAGACACAAGCTTGGAAACCGTGCGACGGATATCCGGCCACGATACCGCTCCGGTAAAGTCTGCGCTCATCATCGGGGGTGGTAATATAGGTCTGCGGCTGGCCATGCTCTTTGAGCGCAAGGGGCTGCATGTGAAGCTTGTGGACAAAGACAAGGCGCGTTGCATGGTGCTCGCGGAAAAGCTGAATACCACACTGGTTCTTCACGGCGATGGTACTGATCAGGACTTTCTGCGGGAAGAAAACGTGGACGCCATGGATGTGGTGATTTCTCTCACCTCTGATGAAGAAATCAATATCCTCTCTTCACTGCTCGCCAAGAATCTAGGAGCGAAGAAAACCGTCACCCGGGTGAACAAGGCCGCCTATCAGCCCCTTGTGAGTGCCATAGGCATTGATAACTCCGTTTCGCCACGCCTGGCGGCAGTGAACTCCATTCTGCACCACATTCGCCGCGGCAAGGTGCTTTCGTCCGTTTCCATACGGGGCGAAGGCGCAGAAGCGCTGGAGGCCGTGGCCCTTGCAGATTCTGATGTGGTGGGCAAGCCCGTGCGCGAACTGGGATTTCCGCGCGGCACCCTGCTGTTGGCCATTGTACGTGGGAAGGAAGTCGTCATTCCCAGCGGTGACAGCATAATCAACCCGGAAGACCGCATCATCATCCTGACCACTCGTGAGGAGGTTTCCCGCGTGGAACAGGCTTTAACGGTGAAGCTGAGTCAGCTTTAG
- the rpsT gene encoding 30S ribosomal protein S20, giving the protein MANHKSAIKRHRQSLKRATRNRAMKTRVRNTVKAVRTAILQKDKDQAQVLLGTANSVLDKAAGKGVIHWRMAARSISRLSKAVAEIA; this is encoded by the coding sequence GTGGCTAACCACAAGTCTGCCATCAAGAGGCATCGCCAGAGCCTGAAGCGCGCTACCCGCAACCGTGCTATGAAGACCCGTGTCCGTAACACTGTGAAGGCTGTTCGCACCGCAATCCTGCAGAAGGACAAGGATCAGGCACAGGTTCTGCTTGGCACTGCCAACTCCGTACTGGACAAGGCTGCCGGCAAGGGCGTTATTCACTGGAGAATGGCTGCACGCAGCATTTCCCGTCTGAGCAAGGCTGTCGCAGAAATCGCGTAA
- the glyS gene encoding glycine--tRNA ligase subunit beta: MSVFVLEIGSEELPARFLPGLEKELGDRLAAFLAESHVEFESVSVETTPRRAVATVRGIALRQSEAEEVVSGPPVRIAFDAEGKPTKAAEGFARTQGVDLADAFTLQTDKGEYIAVRKRVGGAATADLLALGCPVIIAALPFPKKMKWASLEYTYARPLRWVFAMLDDQVVPFAVADLATGNTTRGHRVHGPGPFAVAGAEQLEGVLQDMCGVVLSGARRRAVIIEEGNRLAASVGGNVLWKEALLDEVQGLSEHPVACLGGFDPSFLELPKEALLTSMQSHQKSFGLADSEGNLLPYFLTVLNITPKDEAVVRKGWERVLRARLEDARFFWRNDLKSSFDAWLEKLDSVIFLAPLGSMGNKTRRLSVLCGELAVAAAQGASDIKADAERAGRLSKADLVSEMVYEFDSLQGIMGGIYARRMNESEAVAQAISEQYLPAGPDSPVPSSLCGALLSIADKADTLAGCFGLNTIPTGAADPYGLRRCCLAITRILLDRDMHLPVSAIFRMAQAGYGDAIQWKLPLPEAHAKMVEFFTLRLKNYFVSQGYETLLVEAVLNAGADDVCDARARLKALAAFSRTQGFAQAVLTFKRAANIIRKQGEEAGAMLDGIPDAALFEDDAEKAFGASLAAMAPRFEALWAAGDFDALFGLLEELRPDVDAFFDKVMVMCDDLAVRQNRLNLLMSLVRKLGRLADFAALQL; this comes from the coding sequence ATGTCCGTATTCGTATTGGAGATAGGCTCGGAAGAGTTGCCCGCCCGTTTTTTACCGGGCCTTGAAAAGGAACTGGGAGATCGCCTTGCGGCGTTTCTTGCCGAATCGCATGTGGAGTTTGAATCTGTTTCCGTGGAAACCACGCCCAGAAGGGCCGTTGCCACGGTGCGTGGCATTGCCCTGCGGCAAAGTGAGGCGGAGGAGGTGGTTTCCGGTCCGCCTGTGCGCATAGCCTTTGACGCAGAGGGCAAGCCCACCAAGGCTGCGGAAGGATTTGCCAGAACGCAGGGAGTGGACCTTGCGGATGCCTTTACTCTGCAGACGGACAAGGGCGAGTACATTGCCGTGCGCAAGCGCGTGGGCGGTGCCGCCACAGCGGACCTGCTGGCTCTGGGATGTCCGGTTATTATCGCGGCGTTGCCGTTTCCCAAGAAGATGAAATGGGCGAGTCTGGAGTATACATATGCCCGCCCCCTTCGCTGGGTATTCGCCATGCTGGATGATCAGGTTGTTCCCTTTGCTGTGGCTGACCTTGCCACCGGCAACACCACTCGTGGTCACCGCGTACACGGTCCCGGCCCCTTTGCCGTGGCAGGTGCGGAACAGCTGGAGGGAGTGTTGCAGGATATGTGCGGCGTAGTCCTTTCCGGTGCCAGAAGACGTGCCGTCATTATTGAAGAGGGTAACCGTCTTGCCGCCTCGGTAGGGGGCAATGTGCTGTGGAAAGAGGCGCTTCTGGACGAAGTGCAGGGGTTGTCTGAACATCCCGTGGCCTGTCTTGGCGGGTTTGATCCGTCCTTTCTGGAGCTTCCCAAGGAAGCGCTGCTCACCAGTATGCAGAGCCACCAGAAGAGTTTCGGTCTGGCCGATTCCGAAGGCAACCTGCTGCCGTACTTCCTGACGGTGCTGAACATTACGCCCAAGGATGAGGCCGTGGTGCGCAAAGGGTGGGAGCGGGTGCTGAGGGCGCGACTGGAAGATGCCCGTTTCTTCTGGCGCAACGACCTTAAAAGCAGTTTTGATGCGTGGCTTGAGAAGTTGGATTCCGTTATTTTCCTTGCGCCGCTGGGCTCCATGGGCAACAAAACCCGGCGCCTGTCTGTGCTGTGCGGGGAACTTGCCGTGGCTGCCGCGCAGGGCGCATCGGACATCAAGGCAGATGCGGAACGCGCAGGGCGCCTTTCCAAGGCGGACCTCGTTTCGGAGATGGTCTATGAATTCGACAGCCTGCAAGGGATAATGGGCGGCATATATGCCCGCAGGATGAATGAGAGCGAGGCCGTGGCTCAGGCTATTTCCGAACAGTATCTGCCTGCCGGGCCGGATTCCCCCGTCCCTTCGTCATTGTGCGGGGCGCTGCTTTCCATCGCGGACAAGGCCGATACGCTTGCAGGGTGTTTCGGTCTGAACACGATTCCCACAGGGGCCGCAGACCCGTATGGCCTGCGCCGTTGTTGTCTTGCCATTACGCGTATTCTGCTGGACAGGGATATGCATCTTCCCGTTTCGGCAATATTCCGGATGGCTCAGGCCGGTTACGGCGATGCCATACAATGGAAATTGCCTCTGCCGGAAGCGCATGCCAAGATGGTGGAGTTTTTCACCCTGCGCCTGAAGAATTACTTTGTCTCTCAGGGATATGAAACGCTGCTGGTGGAGGCCGTGCTTAACGCCGGGGCTGATGATGTGTGCGATGCCCGCGCACGTCTGAAGGCTCTTGCTGCGTTCAGCCGTACGCAGGGGTTTGCGCAGGCGGTGCTCACTTTCAAGCGTGCAGCCAACATCATCCGTAAGCAGGGCGAAGAGGCCGGCGCGATGCTGGACGGAATACCGGACGCTGCGCTGTTTGAGGATGATGCGGAAAAGGCCTTCGGAGCCTCGCTTGCCGCTATGGCTCCCCGGTTTGAGGCCCTGTGGGCGGCTGGGGATTTTGATGCCCTGTTTGGCCTGCTGGAAGAATTGCGGCCGGATGTGGACGCGTTCTTTGACAAGGTTATGGTCATGTGCGATGACCTTGCTGTACGTCAGAATCGGCTTAATCTGCTTATGTCGCTGGTGCGCAAGCTGGGTCGGCTTGCGGATTTTGCCGCTTTGCAATTGTAA
- the glyQ gene encoding glycine--tRNA ligase subunit alpha: protein MHFQDVILTLQTFWSRQGCVLAQPFDVECGAGTFNPATFLRVIGPEPWNVAYVEPSRRPTDGRYGENPNRLQHYFQFQVILKPSPDNIQELYLQSLKELGIDSAVHDIRFVEDDWESPTLGAWGLGWEVWLNGMEVTQFTYFQQVGGIDLSPTSVEITYGLERLCMYLQGKESVYDLSYNANVTYGNVYHQNEVEMSRYNFELSDAGMLLNLFGMYEAECKRLCEAGVAWPAYDYCLKCSHTFNLLDARGAISITERTGYIGRVRALASAVARLYAKQREDLGYPMLPKNDN from the coding sequence ATGCATTTTCAAGATGTTATTCTAACTTTGCAGACATTTTGGTCCCGGCAGGGGTGTGTTCTTGCGCAGCCTTTCGATGTGGAGTGCGGCGCGGGAACCTTTAACCCTGCAACATTTTTGCGGGTTATAGGGCCGGAGCCGTGGAACGTGGCCTACGTTGAGCCTTCGCGTCGTCCCACAGACGGACGGTACGGCGAAAACCCCAATCGGCTGCAGCACTACTTTCAGTTTCAAGTCATCCTCAAGCCTTCGCCGGACAACATACAGGAGTTGTATCTGCAAAGCCTGAAGGAACTCGGCATTGACTCTGCTGTGCACGATATCCGCTTTGTGGAAGACGACTGGGAATCGCCCACACTGGGTGCATGGGGGCTTGGCTGGGAGGTTTGGCTGAACGGCATGGAGGTGACGCAGTTCACCTATTTCCAGCAGGTGGGCGGTATTGATCTGTCTCCCACCAGCGTGGAGATCACCTACGGTCTGGAGCGCCTGTGCATGTATCTGCAGGGCAAGGAATCCGTATACGATCTTTCCTACAATGCGAACGTCACCTACGGAAACGTCTACCACCAGAACGAGGTGGAGATGTCCCGGTACAACTTTGAGTTGAGCGATGCGGGCATGCTGCTTAACCTGTTCGGCATGTATGAGGCGGAGTGCAAACGCCTGTGTGAGGCCGGTGTTGCTTGGCCTGCGTACGATTACTGCCTGAAGTGTTCGCATACGTTCAACTTGCTGGATGCCCGTGGGGCCATATCCATTACCGAACGTACCGGCTACATCGGCCGCGTGCGGGCTCTGGCTTCGGCAGTGGCCCGTCTCTATGCGAAGCAGCGTGAGGATCTTGGTTATCCCATGCTGCCGAAAAACGACAACTAG